The stretch of DNA TTCCTATCAATTTACATTACCTCATAAAAAACTTAAATTATTCAAAAAATGAGCCACCATTTGGGAGTGATGACTCACGTAAATTCGTACCTATTCTAACTCTAAAATTTCAATTTTATTATTCTCTTTCATAGCTTTAGCTATATTAGCTACAGGCATAATGAAAGTGTCAAATGCATTAGCTTTTGAAGTAATATCAGATACTAAGCTACGTATATAAGGATACAATATTGCAACAGCATTTTGAGAAAGTAGTTGCTTTAGTTGCTCCATGTCCCGCTCATCTTCTTTTTCAAATTCAATATCAAATATACCAGTTAACTCTATATTTATAATAAACGGACACTGACTATCATCGTTACCTATTTGACAATTCATTATAATATATGCCTGCTCTTCTCCAAAAGCAACTTTTGCAGAAAAGTCACTTTCAACTTCAAATCTGTCAGTGTTTTCCAAATCTAAATTTTCATTCGTTTTATAACTAAAATTGGTTCTATACTTTTAACGGTTGGTGAGTTTTTCACTGGCCGTTATTTTTGTTTTAAATACAAAAATAGCACAAATATCTCTATAATTGTAAGTGACAAAACCAACAAATTAAGGAGAGATATTCGTGCCTATGTATAATGATATATCAGAAATGATTGGAATAAAAGTATCAAATTTAAAAATCACTGAATGTTTAGGTATTCAAACCTTCAAGAACGTTCAATCATTGTTTTATAAAGGGGTTTTAACTTATCAACCTAAAGGTTGTGAGTGTTGTGGTATCAAGAATGAGCAACACACAGTTATTAAAAATGGCTTTCGCAGTACAAGAGTGTATATGGGGCTTATTCTTGAAAGGCCTAGTTATCTTGTGTTAAAAAAGCAACACTTCTATTGTAAAGCTTGTGGTCAAACTTTTACGGCTAAAACACCATATATAGAACCGCGTTGTACAATTTCTAATGACGTAAAACTAATGGTGACGAGAAAGCTCGCCACTGTCATATCTGAAAAAGATATAGCGAATAGTGTTTTAGTTTCACCTTCAACTGTTCATCGGTATTTGAAAGACCTAGGGGAAGCAGTAAAAACACAACCTAGTGATATATTGCCCCAACATTTATCCTTTGATGAATTTAAGTCAACTAATGATGTCGACAGCTCTATGAGCTTTATATACTGTGATAGTATCACGCATGATATTATTGATATCTTGCCAGATCGACGTAAGTTCAAGTTGGAAGAATACTTTTTAAGATTCTCAAGAAAGCAGCGTGAAGGAGTTAAAAGTGTTTCTATTGATATGTATCCACCATACATGTCGCTAATTCAATCATTATTTCCCAATGCAGATATTATCTTAGACCGTTTTCATATTGTTCAAGCGGTTAACCGTGAAATCAATCACAGTCGCGTTAAAACAATGAATAGTTTTAAGACTAAAGAAAAACCCAAGTACAATAAATTAAAACGGTATTGGAAGCTTTTATTAAAATCTCCAATTGAATTAGACAGAGTCCATTATCACTCGTTCAGACTTTTTAATACATGGCATAGTCAGTATAGTTTAGTACAATTCTTGTTAACTTTTGATGAAGAATTCCAATTAACGTATGAAGCAGGACATCATATTCTAGAAACCCTAAGATCAAATAACATTGAACAATTAGAGGAAGCATTACAACGTTCGAAGAGTTTAAATATTTCAAATGGACTCAAACGTGTTATTAACACACTCATAAAATATATACCTTATATTTCAAATACGATTCAAAATCCTCATTTGACCAATGGTCCAATTGAAGGTATTAACAATAAAATAAAGCTTATTAAGCGTGTCTCTTATGGTTATAGAAATTTTTATAACTTTAGAAATAGGATTTTAATTATTTCAAGGTTATACGTAAGTGAATATAAAAAACGTACTAAGCAACAAAAAATTGCCACTTAGTACGATATTTCTTCACCAACCGACGTTGACAAAGAGCCCTAAAATTTTTGAAATTGTAATTTTTAAAGCCTATACTAGCCATTATGATGCGACTCCTAACCCTTTATCAATATCAAATTTCCTAGAATCTTTGATATCCTTTTTATACCCTAAACCGCTAGTAATATCATTTATCTTGATTTTATGGTTAATTGTTAAAGAAATAAAAGAGAAATATTTAGTTTGATTTGAATACAGTTTTTCACTACTTTGAATTTGTTGTTAAAAGTTAACTTTTAACAACTCAGATGGAAGTATGCTTATCAAATGTTTTCTTATATTTTCTTTATCCATTTTTCTGTTCTTGTCATTAATATAGTTATTTAGTTTCAAACCCATACTACATCACTCCATTGCAAATAATATTATCACAATTCTTTGCACACACTTTTTTTCTTTATCGCATTATATTCTCTCAAACACAACTCTTTGCCGTTTGGAATATTAGACCTTTTTCTTTGTTTACTCATATCAAACTGCGTGTACGTTTCTTTCAAGATAGCTTTTACATCTATACTATACGCTCTTATCATTAGTTCAAGTACTAAGCCATCAATAAATAAGTTGAAAGCATTTTGATTATCTCGATCATCTAAGTCTAAAACTTTATCTGAATCAAGCTCTAATTCCATTTCAACAATAATCTTTTCTCTGTAATTCGGTTTCCACCTAAATAAGTATTTCTCTGCATTTTCAATCGCCTCTCCTAATTCATTTACCCTATCTATGAAAAAGTAAAGTCCATTCCCTAAATCAGGAGGTAATTTTTTAAATGGGAATTCTTTGCCATCTTTTTCCAAAGAATCATAATGTTTTTTATCCGTACCATGATAGCCTCTAAAAGTTTTTTTGAAACACATAGTGATACTCCTTATAAAAAGTTAACTATAATAATACAAGTAAAATGGTAGTTTATAAGGCCTAATTTTACATTTTCAAACTCCTATTCACTGATATAGCCTTTCATTTATATACAGTCAAACAAAATTTTTCTAAGGTTGACGAGGCCCCATTCATTTGTACAGAAAATTGACGTTTACAATCATATCTTATAATGGCGGAAAGCAAATAATCGAGGTGTCTTTTTTTTGTTGTATGCGCACGATGAACCTCGTGTGTTTTTGATCATCGCCAATATCTTTTCCGTGATTGCACAACTTCAATGAATCCTCTGATAAAACCTCTAACAAAATAATTAATCTAGCCTCGTGTCAATTGATTAATTTATGTGATCATTTCTTTAAAAGTACCTGCGCTATTTCGTTTCTTTATCTGTTTTAAGGCAATTATTAAATTTCTTCTTGCTGCCATAGTCAGTCTGAAACTAGGGCTATGATTTGAAAATGTTCAATCAATGCCAGGTTCAATCACATGTTTAATTGCTTCTTGTATGATGTTTCTGTTCGTTAAGATGAGTGTTTGCGTCCGACTTTCTTCAGATTCCACTTCGCAATGGATACCCTTGTCTTTCGCTAACAGTTCCAACTATTGGACTTTCACCGTCAAGGTGTTACCCATGCCGGGCGCACCAATAAAAAACCCTCTAACTAATAATGTTAAAGGGTGGCTTATTTTAATTCTGGATTATCTAGTTAATTATTGAACATAACTGAAAACACAGTTCACCAATGATTG from Staphylococcus lutrae encodes:
- a CDS encoding protein-export chaperone SecB; the protein is MENTDRFEVESDFSAKVAFGEEQAYIIMNCQIGNDDSQCPFIINIELTGIFDIEFEKEDERDMEQLKQLLSQNAVAILYPYIRSLVSDITSKANAFDTFIMPVANIAKAMKENNKIEILELE
- a CDS encoding ISL3 family transposase; this encodes MYNDISEMIGIKVSNLKITECLGIQTFKNVQSLFYKGVLTYQPKGCECCGIKNEQHTVIKNGFRSTRVYMGLILERPSYLVLKKQHFYCKACGQTFTAKTPYIEPRCTISNDVKLMVTRKLATVISEKDIANSVLVSPSTVHRYLKDLGEAVKTQPSDILPQHLSFDEFKSTNDVDSSMSFIYCDSITHDIIDILPDRRKFKLEEYFLRFSRKQREGVKSVSIDMYPPYMSLIQSLFPNADIILDRFHIVQAVNREINHSRVKTMNSFKTKEKPKYNKLKRYWKLLLKSPIELDRVHYHSFRLFNTWHSQYSLVQFLLTFDEEFQLTYEAGHHILETLRSNNIEQLEEALQRSKSLNISNGLKRVINTLIKYIPYISNTIQNPHLTNGPIEGINNKIKLIKRVSYGYRNFYNFRNRILIISRLYVSEYKKRTKQQKIAT